A single window of Kitasatospora sp. HUAS MG31 DNA harbors:
- a CDS encoding GNAT family N-acetyltransferase — MHENEDENEDATMTVVRLAEERDAAEIALIHRTSRTETMPYLPPSTRSHEQVTVWVRDVVMRQGPTWVAERGGRILGFAAVDGDLLAHLYLRPEVLRQGVGTLLLDEVKRHRPDGVSLYVFQQNTRARAFYQRHGFTVVATGDGSGNMEKLPDLTLRWSPEAVASPLQG, encoded by the coding sequence GTGCACGAGAACGAGGATGAGAACGAGGACGCGACGATGACGGTGGTACGGCTCGCCGAGGAACGGGACGCGGCGGAGATCGCCCTGATCCACCGCACCTCGCGGACCGAGACCATGCCCTACCTGCCCCCGTCCACCCGCAGCCACGAGCAGGTGACCGTCTGGGTGCGGGACGTGGTGATGCGGCAGGGTCCGACCTGGGTGGCGGAACGCGGCGGGCGGATCCTCGGCTTCGCCGCGGTCGACGGGGACCTGCTGGCCCACCTCTACCTCCGTCCGGAGGTGCTGCGCCAGGGCGTCGGCACCCTGCTGCTCGACGAGGTGAAGCGCCACCGCCCGGACGGCGTCTCGCTGTACGTCTTCCAGCAGAACACCCGGGCCCGCGCCTTCTACCAGCGCCACGGCTTCACCGTGGTGGCCACCGGCGACGGCAGCGGCAACATGGAGAAGCTCCCCGACCTGACCCTCCGCTGGTCGCCGGAGGCCGTCGCCTCCCCGCTCCAGGGCTAG
- a CDS encoding histidine phosphatase family protein, whose protein sequence is MAVEIVYETHSTTTDNEARIATGWLPGRLSALGRRQARELGERRRGDGLSAVFTSDLHRAVETAALAFPDGVPEVHRDVRLRECDYGEFNGRPAALVAAQRVRRIDDPFPGGQSYRQVLTSTAEFLRDLAAGRDGQRVLLIAHSANRWALECLLDGTPLEQLLADPPAWRPGWYFTLPTG, encoded by the coding sequence ATGGCCGTCGAGATCGTCTACGAGACGCACTCCACCACCACCGACAACGAGGCCCGGATCGCCACCGGCTGGCTGCCGGGCCGGCTCTCCGCGCTGGGCCGCCGCCAGGCACGGGAGCTGGGCGAGCGCCGGCGCGGTGACGGGCTGTCGGCGGTGTTCACCTCCGACCTGCACCGGGCCGTGGAGACGGCCGCCCTCGCCTTCCCGGACGGCGTGCCGGAGGTCCACCGGGACGTCCGGCTGCGTGAGTGCGACTACGGCGAGTTCAACGGGCGGCCGGCGGCGCTGGTCGCCGCGCAGCGGGTGCGGCGGATCGACGACCCGTTCCCGGGCGGGCAGAGCTACCGCCAGGTCCTCACCTCCACCGCCGAGTTCCTCCGCGACCTGGCCGCGGGCCGGGACGGACAGCGGGTGCTGCTGATCGCCCACTCGGCCAACCGCTGGGCCCTGGAATGCCTGCTCGACGGGACGCCGCTGGAGCAGCTGCTGGCGGACCCGCCGGCCTGGCGCCCGGGGTGGTACTTCACCCTGCCCACCGGCTGA
- a CDS encoding dihydrofolate reductase family protein has product MRTLISTAFISLDGVVEAPGGEPGYRNSGWTFKDVEFIPEAFEIKGREQKEATAMLLGRTSYEAFSPVWPDMAEFADYKVMPKYVVSTTLTEDDLVTNWGETTILRSLDEVAALKETEGGPIIVHGSATLNQGLSDAGLIDRYHLLVFPLLLGAGKRLFSTTDKDTQKLRLVEHEVYANGLQKNVFDVVR; this is encoded by the coding sequence ATGCGCACCCTGATCAGCACGGCCTTCATCTCGCTCGACGGCGTCGTGGAGGCCCCCGGCGGTGAGCCCGGCTACCGGAACTCCGGGTGGACCTTCAAGGACGTCGAGTTCATCCCCGAGGCGTTCGAGATCAAGGGGAGGGAGCAGAAGGAGGCGACCGCGATGCTGCTGGGCCGGACCAGCTACGAGGCCTTCAGCCCGGTCTGGCCCGACATGGCGGAGTTCGCCGACTACAAGGTGATGCCGAAGTACGTCGTCTCCACCACGCTCACCGAGGACGACCTGGTCACCAACTGGGGCGAGACCACGATCCTGCGCTCCCTCGACGAGGTCGCCGCGCTGAAGGAGACCGAGGGCGGACCGATCATCGTCCACGGCAGCGCGACCCTGAACCAGGGCCTCTCGGACGCCGGCCTGATCGACCGCTACCACCTGCTCGTCTTCCCGCTCCTGCTCGGCGCGGGCAAGCGGCTGTTCAGCACCACGGACAAGGACACCCAGAAGCTCAGGCTCGTCGAGCACGAGGTCTACGCCAACGGCCTGCAGAAGAACGTGTTCGACGTCGTCCGCTGA
- a CDS encoding alpha/beta fold hydrolase — MTPTDMTPTEQGLPVVLVHGTRVSGTMWHPVMEHLRHRHPVAAPDLPGHGRRRGEEFTLAGAVEAVAEAVDGLGGRALLVGLSLGGFTAIETARVHPGKVLGLVAVGCSAQPRGALLAAYRATAALAGRYPAAADRISRWAFRSALPGAPGAAMVRGGLSCEVFPDVVEAVAATDPRAALRSYPGPVWLVNGERDQFRRGERQFLAACRDGRLQVVPRRGHIGVLAEPEVLGRVVLDAAAAVAVRSR; from the coding sequence ATGACACCGACCGACATGACACCGACCGAACAGGGCCTGCCCGTCGTCCTCGTCCACGGCACCCGGGTGAGCGGCACGATGTGGCACCCCGTCATGGAGCACCTCCGCCACCGCCATCCGGTGGCCGCCCCCGACCTGCCGGGCCACGGACGGCGGCGCGGGGAGGAGTTCACCCTGGCCGGAGCGGTCGAGGCGGTGGCCGAGGCGGTCGACGGCCTGGGCGGGCGGGCGCTGCTGGTCGGCCTCTCGCTCGGCGGCTTCACGGCGATCGAGACGGCCCGCGTCCATCCCGGGAAGGTCCTCGGCCTGGTGGCGGTCGGCTGCAGCGCACAGCCGCGCGGCGCGCTGCTCGCCGCCTACCGGGCCACGGCCGCCCTCGCCGGACGGTACCCGGCGGCGGCCGACCGGATCAGCCGGTGGGCCTTCCGGTCCGCGCTGCCCGGCGCACCGGGGGCGGCGATGGTCCGCGGCGGGCTGTCCTGCGAGGTGTTCCCTGACGTGGTCGAGGCCGTCGCCGCGACCGATCCGCGGGCGGCGCTGCGCTCGTACCCCGGCCCGGTCTGGCTGGTCAACGGCGAGCGCGACCAGTTCCGGCGCGGGGAGCGGCAGTTCCTCGCCGCCTGCCGGGACGGGCGGCTTCAGGTGGTGCCCCGCCGGGGGCACATCGGCGTGCTCGCGGAACCGGAGGTGCTCGGCCGGGTGGTGCTGGACGCCGCGGCCGCGGTGGCGGTCCGCTCCCGCTGA
- a CDS encoding PLP-dependent aminotransferase family protein: MDDYRLIADELAAAITDGRLRPGEQLPTQRAFAHRRGIAASTAGRVYRELTRRGLVVGEVGRGTFVRAGRGTPGTAVPLAEPARAPVDLELNYPVVPEQSALLAEGLAPLLRPDVLAAALRPIGAEGTAEAREAFAALAAGTDRPAAHGHTAGKPTVNGPAGLDWRPSPDAVLFAGNGRQAVAAALAALVPPGQRLGVEELTYPVVKALAGRLGITLVPLPVDRHGLLPDTLAAAQRGGPLRALYLQPRVHNPLGGTLPPDRRAHLAAELRRLDLPVVEDAIWSFLRPDTPPLAAELPERTVLVDSLSKRLAPGLTAGFAVVPDPLRPALAAALRSGGWAPSGFALESAVRWITDGTLATVAAAKRTDAAQRQQVARRLLTHGRLSADPGSYYLWWELPAAWRAETFIAASARAGIAVTPGAAFAVGSRTSPAAVRVGLASPSIPVLTRALGTLADLARAAPEDVLD; the protein is encoded by the coding sequence ATGGACGACTACCGCCTGATCGCGGACGAACTCGCCGCCGCCATCACCGACGGACGGCTGCGCCCCGGCGAGCAACTGCCCACCCAGCGCGCCTTCGCCCACCGCCGGGGCATCGCCGCCTCCACCGCGGGCCGGGTCTACCGCGAGCTGACCCGCCGCGGCCTGGTGGTCGGCGAGGTCGGCCGCGGCACCTTCGTCCGGGCGGGCCGCGGTACCCCCGGCACCGCCGTCCCGCTCGCCGAACCGGCCCGCGCGCCGGTCGACCTGGAACTCAACTACCCTGTGGTGCCCGAGCAGTCCGCCCTGCTCGCCGAGGGCCTCGCACCGCTGCTGCGACCGGATGTGCTGGCCGCCGCCCTGCGCCCGATCGGTGCGGAGGGCACGGCCGAGGCACGGGAGGCGTTCGCCGCCCTCGCCGCCGGGACGGACCGCCCGGCGGCGCACGGGCACACGGCGGGGAAACCGACGGTGAACGGACCGGCCGGCCTCGACTGGCGCCCCTCCCCGGACGCCGTGCTGTTCGCCGGCAACGGACGCCAGGCCGTCGCCGCCGCCCTCGCCGCGCTGGTCCCGCCCGGGCAGCGGCTGGGCGTCGAGGAACTCACCTACCCGGTGGTCAAGGCGCTGGCCGGCCGGCTCGGGATCACCCTCGTCCCACTGCCGGTCGACCGCCACGGCCTGCTCCCCGACACCCTGGCCGCCGCCCAGCGCGGCGGACCGCTGCGCGCCCTCTACCTCCAGCCCCGGGTGCACAACCCGCTCGGCGGCACCCTCCCGCCCGACCGCCGCGCCCACCTGGCCGCCGAACTGCGCCGGCTGGACCTGCCGGTGGTCGAGGACGCGATCTGGTCCTTCCTGCGCCCCGACACCCCGCCACTGGCCGCGGAACTGCCGGAGCGCACCGTCCTGGTCGACAGCCTCTCCAAGCGGCTGGCCCCCGGACTGACCGCCGGCTTCGCCGTGGTACCCGACCCGCTGCGCCCGGCCCTCGCCGCGGCCCTGCGCTCCGGCGGCTGGGCGCCGAGCGGATTCGCGCTGGAGTCGGCCGTCCGCTGGATCACCGACGGCACCCTGGCGACGGTGGCCGCCGCCAAGCGCACGGACGCGGCGCAGCGCCAGCAGGTGGCCCGCCGGCTGCTCACCCACGGACGGCTGTCCGCCGACCCCGGGTCGTACTACCTGTGGTGGGAACTGCCCGCCGCCTGGCGGGCGGAGACCTTCATCGCGGCGTCCGCCCGCGCCGGGATCGCCGTCACCCCGGGCGCCGCCTTCGCGGTCGGCTCGCGCACCTCCCCGGCGGCCGTCCGGGTCGGCCTCGCCTCCCCGTCGATCCCGGTCCTGACCCGCGCCCTGGGCACCCTGGCGGACCTCGCCCGGGCGGCGCCGGAGGACGTCCTGGACTGA
- a CDS encoding YdeI/OmpD-associated family protein: MDELDGVEIIAFPDARAFEDWLAEHHTRQEGVWVRLARKGSGIPSVSSDELVDGGLCFGWVSGQRRALDERFFLQKYVPRRARSLWSRVNVDRATALIAAGRMREPGLAEIHRARADGRWDAAYAPQSTAAVPEDLTAALDADPAARRAFDALDRTARYQLILPLLQATTPRTRTSRLTKALATLRTNDPAG; the protein is encoded by the coding sequence ATGGACGAGCTCGACGGAGTGGAGATCATCGCCTTCCCGGACGCCCGGGCGTTCGAGGACTGGCTGGCCGAGCACCACACGCGCCAGGAGGGGGTGTGGGTCCGGCTCGCCAGGAAGGGGTCGGGCATCCCGTCCGTCAGCAGCGACGAACTGGTGGACGGCGGGCTGTGCTTCGGCTGGGTCTCCGGCCAGCGCCGCGCCCTGGACGAGCGGTTCTTCCTCCAGAAGTACGTCCCGCGCCGGGCCCGCAGCCTCTGGTCCCGGGTGAACGTCGACCGGGCCACCGCGCTGATCGCCGCGGGCCGGATGCGGGAGCCCGGACTGGCCGAGATCCACCGCGCCCGCGCCGACGGCCGCTGGGACGCCGCCTACGCCCCGCAGAGCACCGCCGCCGTCCCCGAGGACCTCACCGCCGCCCTCGACGCCGACCCCGCCGCCCGCCGCGCCTTCGACGCCCTCGACCGCACCGCCCGCTACCAGCTCATCCTCCCCCTCCTCCAGGCCACCACCCCCCGCACCCGCACCTCCCGCCTCACCAAGGCCCTCGCCACCCTCCGCACGAACGACCCGGCCGGATAG
- a CDS encoding VOC family protein — MERVQGIGGYFLRASDPAALGAWYRDCLGLDADEHGLWRQDTGLTVFATFESGTDYFGSRTQQSMLNFRVRDLDAMLAQLRAKGADVAEETQDMAGVGRFGWVTDPEGNRIELWQPA, encoded by the coding sequence ATGGAACGCGTACAGGGAATCGGTGGATACTTCCTGCGGGCATCCGACCCGGCGGCCCTGGGCGCCTGGTACCGCGACTGCCTGGGCCTGGACGCCGACGAGCACGGCCTGTGGCGGCAGGACACCGGGCTGACGGTGTTCGCGACCTTCGAGTCCGGGACCGACTACTTCGGCTCCCGCACCCAGCAGTCCATGCTCAACTTTCGTGTCCGCGACCTGGACGCGATGCTCGCCCAGCTGCGCGCCAAGGGCGCCGACGTGGCCGAGGAGACGCAGGACATGGCGGGCGTCGGCCGATTCGGCTGGGTCACCGACCCCGAGGGCAACCGCATCGAACTCTGGCAGCCCGCCTGA
- a CDS encoding TetR/AcrR family transcriptional regulator: MPTGVAIRDPREQLFDAAERVLLREGPSALTSRAVTTEAGCAKGVLHRHFADFDAFLAELVQDRVARLRDRAAALDAAAGTRTVADNLTDALTDLFDPVAVAVVALVTSRDDLRARLRQAGSTGVPLLTEATAVIAGYLAAERDHGRITPDADLDTLAPTLVGAAHLLFADRHAPRPTPASLHHLVTTITTPVRPTTH, encoded by the coding sequence GTGCCGACAGGAGTGGCCATCCGCGACCCGCGCGAGCAGCTGTTCGACGCGGCCGAACGTGTCCTGCTCCGGGAGGGGCCGAGCGCGCTCACCAGCCGCGCGGTCACCACGGAGGCGGGCTGCGCCAAGGGGGTCCTGCACCGGCACTTCGCCGACTTCGACGCCTTCCTCGCCGAGCTGGTCCAGGACCGCGTCGCCCGCCTGCGGGACCGGGCCGCCGCCCTCGACGCGGCGGCGGGGACGCGGACCGTCGCGGACAACCTGACCGACGCCCTCACCGACCTGTTCGACCCGGTGGCGGTCGCCGTCGTCGCCCTGGTCACCTCACGGGACGACCTCCGCGCCCGCCTTCGGCAGGCCGGCTCCACCGGCGTCCCGCTGCTCACCGAGGCCACGGCGGTGATCGCCGGCTACCTCGCCGCGGAACGCGACCACGGCCGCATCACCCCCGACGCCGACCTCGACACCCTCGCCCCCACCCTCGTCGGCGCGGCCCACCTCCTCTTCGCCGACCGCCACGCCCCCCGCCCCACCCCCGCCTCCCTCCACCACCTCGTCACCACCATCACCACCCCGGTCCGACCGACCACCCACTGA
- a CDS encoding class I SAM-dependent methyltransferase translates to MPTQPSEQTPQPSRDSRRLRAVAESFGVDPARYDRARPRYPDALVQAVTAAAPGPDLLDVGIGTGIAARQFRAAGCRVLGVEIDPRMAGFARRAGLAVEVAAFEDWDPAGRTFDAVVSAQTWHWVDPVAGPARAAEVLRPGGRLAVFWNVEQPPSALAEAFAEVYRRLLPDSPAARRWGSGGRDGYRLLCAGAADGIRASGAFEEPEQWRFGWERTYTRDEWLDQIPTTGAHTRLSPTGLRAVLAGIGAAVDRAGGAFTLRCSTLVVTAVRAGRPTGA, encoded by the coding sequence ATGCCCACTCAACCGTCCGAGCAGACGCCCCAGCCGTCCCGTGACTCCCGCCGACTCCGCGCCGTCGCCGAGTCGTTCGGCGTTGACCCGGCCCGCTACGACCGTGCCCGACCGCGCTACCCCGACGCCCTGGTGCAGGCCGTCACCGCCGCCGCGCCCGGCCCGGACCTCCTGGACGTCGGCATCGGGACCGGCATCGCCGCCCGGCAGTTCCGCGCCGCCGGATGCCGGGTCCTCGGCGTCGAGATCGACCCGCGGATGGCCGGGTTCGCCCGCCGGGCCGGTCTCGCCGTCGAGGTCGCCGCGTTCGAGGACTGGGATCCCGCCGGTCGGACCTTCGACGCCGTGGTCTCCGCCCAGACCTGGCACTGGGTGGACCCGGTCGCGGGCCCGGCCCGGGCCGCCGAGGTCCTGCGGCCGGGCGGGCGGCTGGCCGTCTTCTGGAACGTGGAGCAGCCGCCGTCCGCGCTGGCCGAGGCGTTCGCCGAGGTGTACCGCCGGTTACTGCCCGACTCGCCCGCCGCCCGCCGGTGGGGGAGCGGCGGCCGGGACGGCTACCGGCTGCTGTGCGCCGGTGCGGCCGACGGCATCCGGGCGTCCGGCGCCTTCGAGGAGCCCGAGCAGTGGCGGTTCGGCTGGGAGCGCACCTACACCCGCGACGAGTGGCTGGACCAGATCCCCACCACCGGCGCCCACACCCGGCTCTCGCCCACCGGCCTGCGCGCCGTCCTGGCCGGGATCGGGGCGGCCGTCGACCGTGCGGGCGGTGCCTTCACCCTCCGGTGCAGCACCCTGGTGGTCACCGCGGTACGCGCCGGGCGACCCACGGGCGCCTGA
- a CDS encoding SDR family oxidoreductase, with amino-acid sequence MTYPTLSGRTAVVTGAASGIGAATARLLAASGAAVALLARREERLKDLAARIAAAGGRAVAVAADVTDQESVDAAAARIRAELGAVDLVVNNAGVMLPNPLQDGRTDEWTRMIDTNLTGVLRVTRAFGDDLRAVGGRGGTADLVNISSIASHIAFPNYGVYSATKAAVTQLSASLRGEFGPQGVRVTNIEPGLTDTELGDHIDNPELGLDGQLGGMFQQIGPIAATDVADLVGYAASRPSHVNLRQLIVLPTRQA; translated from the coding sequence ATGACCTACCCCACCCTGTCCGGCCGCACCGCCGTCGTCACCGGCGCCGCCAGCGGTATCGGCGCCGCCACCGCCCGGCTGCTCGCCGCCAGTGGCGCCGCGGTCGCCCTGCTGGCCCGGCGCGAGGAGCGGCTGAAGGACCTCGCCGCCCGGATCGCCGCCGCCGGCGGCCGGGCTGTGGCGGTCGCCGCGGATGTCACCGATCAGGAGTCGGTGGACGCGGCGGCGGCCCGGATCCGTGCCGAACTCGGCGCGGTCGACCTGGTGGTGAACAACGCCGGGGTGATGCTGCCCAACCCGCTGCAGGACGGCCGGACCGACGAGTGGACCCGGATGATCGACACCAACCTGACCGGCGTGCTGCGGGTGACCCGCGCCTTCGGTGACGACCTGCGCGCGGTCGGCGGCCGCGGCGGCACCGCCGACCTGGTCAACATCTCCTCCATCGCCTCACACATCGCCTTCCCCAACTACGGTGTCTACAGCGCCACCAAGGCCGCGGTGACCCAGCTGTCGGCCTCGCTGCGCGGGGAGTTCGGCCCGCAGGGCGTCCGGGTGACCAACATCGAGCCGGGCCTGACCGACACCGAGCTCGGCGACCACATCGACAACCCCGAGCTCGGACTGGACGGCCAGCTCGGCGGCATGTTCCAGCAGATCGGCCCGATCGCCGCCACCGACGTCGCCGACCTGGTCGGGTACGCCGCCAGCCGCCCGTCCCACGTCAACCTGCGGCAGCTGATCGTGCTCCCGACCCGCCAGGCGTGA
- a CDS encoding GNAT family N-acetyltransferase: MRDRTAVEITGFGGALPPDDRIARAAARDAKAVPAGEGGTVVAYVDGEPAGTGGVAIVDGVARLTGGVVAPAWRGRGVYRAVLDARLSYAVAHGTTTALVKSNPATSGPILRKAGLTAFGAEPVYAVPLR; encoded by the coding sequence ATGCGGGACAGGACGGCGGTCGAGATCACCGGGTTCGGGGGCGCGCTCCCGCCCGACGACCGGATCGCGCGGGCCGCGGCCAGGGACGCGAAGGCCGTCCCGGCCGGCGAGGGCGGCACGGTCGTCGCCTACGTGGACGGTGAGCCGGCCGGAACCGGCGGCGTCGCGATCGTGGACGGCGTCGCCCGGCTGACCGGCGGGGTGGTGGCACCGGCCTGGCGGGGCCGCGGGGTGTACCGGGCGGTGCTCGACGCCCGGCTGTCCTACGCCGTCGCGCACGGGACGACGACGGCCCTGGTCAAGAGCAACCCGGCCACGTCCGGCCCGATCCTGCGGAAGGCAGGCCTCACGGCCTTCGGCGCGGAGCCCGTCTACGCCGTCCCGCTGCGTTAG
- a CDS encoding LysE family translocator, whose product MELLSSWGPVAAVDGHAVLGVAAVATGMVLTPGPNMIYLVSRSIAQGRRAGLVSLAGVATAFLVYLAAVTAGIAAVFAVVPALYTAIKLAGAGYLLWLAWQAVRPGGAPVFAPRQLPEDGPRKLYAMGFLTCLLNPKIAVMYISLLPQFVDPDRGHVATQSFLLGLTQIAIAVTVNGLIAMSAGGIAAFLARRPAWLRIQRYAMGTVLAGLALHIAADRTRAVAV is encoded by the coding sequence ATGGAGCTACTCAGCAGTTGGGGGCCGGTCGCGGCCGTGGACGGGCACGCCGTGCTCGGGGTCGCCGCCGTGGCGACCGGCATGGTGCTCACGCCCGGGCCGAACATGATCTACCTGGTGTCCCGCTCGATCGCCCAGGGCCGACGGGCCGGGCTGGTGTCGCTGGCCGGCGTCGCGACCGCCTTCCTGGTCTACCTCGCCGCCGTCACCGCCGGGATCGCCGCGGTCTTCGCGGTGGTCCCGGCGCTCTACACCGCCATCAAGCTGGCGGGCGCCGGGTACCTGCTCTGGCTCGCCTGGCAGGCCGTCAGACCGGGCGGCGCGCCGGTGTTCGCACCGCGGCAGCTGCCCGAGGACGGCCCGCGCAAGCTGTACGCGATGGGCTTCCTCACCTGCCTGCTCAACCCCAAGATCGCCGTCATGTACATCTCGCTGCTGCCGCAGTTCGTCGACCCGGACCGCGGGCACGTCGCGACGCAGAGCTTCCTGCTCGGCCTGACCCAGATCGCCATCGCGGTCACCGTGAACGGCCTGATCGCGATGAGCGCCGGCGGGATCGCCGCGTTCCTGGCCCGCCGGCCGGCCTGGCTGCGCATCCAGCGCTACGCCATGGGCACCGTGCTGGCCGGCCTCGCCCTCCACATCGCCGCGGACCGCACCCGCGCGGTCGCGGTCTGA
- a CDS encoding M20 metallopeptidase family protein, with translation MTSPYQPALSRRALLGTAAAASAGVVLAPAGQAFAEGRAAPAGRPGPLDQPAIDEAAARIDAGLIALRRSLHAEPELAGEETCTARAVARRLRAAGLAVTTGVGAIEVDGVRQPGTGVVAVLRGALPGRTVAYRADMDAVPPNGIAPKGGPAAAHVCGHDLHTTVGVGVAQVLARLRHRLRGTVVFFFQPGEEALKGAQAMIDAGVLERYRPEEVHALHCGPFPVGRFAVTPGVGLPGQDQAQITLTGPEAAPQAKELAAAITALGTVPFPDGPDSLERMVTDVQTPGGPLARFLVTAASAGAPGADGSVTVAVKYRCWPEERYVEVREEIRRLAMAYPGARVTFRPEPFPAMVCPEEQADALGRHLRGALGPDAVTVLHAAFPFNGEDFALFLDRIPGTYTFLGVRSPGAGITTAYPHYADFTPDERAIGLGVRAMSGWLAARTGA, from the coding sequence ATGACCAGTCCGTACCAGCCAGCCCTGTCCCGCCGTGCCCTGCTGGGCACCGCCGCGGCCGCCTCGGCCGGCGTCGTCCTCGCGCCCGCCGGCCAGGCCTTCGCCGAGGGCCGGGCCGCCCCGGCCGGACGGCCCGGGCCGCTGGACCAGCCCGCGATCGACGAGGCGGCCGCCCGGATCGACGCCGGCCTGATCGCGCTCCGGCGCAGCCTGCACGCCGAGCCCGAGCTGGCCGGCGAGGAGACCTGTACGGCACGGGCCGTGGCCCGGCGGCTGCGGGCGGCCGGACTGGCCGTCACCACGGGGGTCGGCGCCATCGAGGTCGACGGGGTCCGGCAGCCCGGGACGGGCGTGGTCGCCGTGCTGCGGGGTGCGCTGCCGGGCCGGACGGTGGCGTACCGCGCCGACATGGACGCCGTACCGCCCAACGGCATCGCGCCCAAGGGCGGTCCCGCCGCCGCCCACGTCTGCGGTCACGACCTGCACACCACCGTCGGCGTCGGCGTCGCGCAGGTGCTGGCCCGGCTGCGCCACCGGCTGCGGGGCACCGTGGTGTTCTTCTTCCAGCCCGGGGAGGAGGCGCTGAAGGGCGCCCAGGCGATGATCGACGCCGGGGTGCTGGAGCGGTACCGGCCCGAGGAGGTCCACGCCCTGCACTGCGGGCCGTTCCCGGTCGGCCGGTTCGCCGTCACGCCTGGCGTCGGGCTGCCCGGCCAGGACCAGGCGCAGATCACGCTGACCGGCCCGGAGGCCGCCCCGCAGGCGAAGGAGCTGGCCGCGGCGATCACCGCGCTCGGCACGGTGCCGTTCCCGGACGGGCCCGACAGCCTGGAGCGGATGGTCACCGACGTGCAGACACCCGGCGGGCCGCTCGCCCGGTTCCTGGTCACCGCGGCCTCGGCCGGGGCGCCGGGTGCGGACGGCTCGGTCACCGTCGCGGTGAAGTACCGGTGCTGGCCGGAGGAGCGGTACGTCGAGGTGCGGGAGGAGATCCGGCGGCTCGCGATGGCGTACCCGGGAGCGCGGGTGACCTTCCGTCCGGAGCCGTTCCCGGCGATGGTCTGCCCCGAGGAGCAGGCCGACGCCCTCGGCCGCCATCTGCGGGGGGCGCTCGGCCCGGACGCGGTGACCGTGCTGCACGCGGCCTTCCCGTTCAACGGCGAGGACTTCGCGCTGTTCCTGGACCGCATCCCGGGGACGTACACCTTCCTGGGCGTCCGCTCGCCCGGCGCCGGCATCACCACCGCCTATCCCCACTACGCCGACTTCACCCCGGACGAGCGGGCCATCGGGCTCGGCGTCCGCGCCATGTCCGGCTGGCTCGCCGCCCGCACGGGCGCCTGA
- a CDS encoding TetR/AcrR family transcriptional regulator, translating to MGEQPDSAAEVGGHGRGEDRGEVRAEDRGQGRGPARGPRKERAILDATLDLLAEQGYDGLTVEGVAARSGVNKTTLYRYWPSKGALLSAALIGSDRLDLAVPDTGSLRGDLDALVRQVVALLTEPPAADIAVAALGAATRGPELAGAVAGFFADRLAREQAVFDRAVARGELAADTDPALVMDLLAGAVWLRAVLRRRPLEPEFAARTVAAVLDGLTPAR from the coding sequence ATGGGAGAGCAGCCGGACAGCGCAGCGGAGGTGGGCGGCCACGGCCGCGGCGAGGATCGCGGGGAGGTCCGCGCGGAGGATCGCGGCCAGGGTCGCGGACCCGCCCGGGGTCCGCGCAAGGAGCGGGCGATCCTCGACGCCACCCTCGACCTGCTGGCCGAGCAGGGCTACGACGGGCTCACGGTCGAGGGCGTGGCAGCACGCTCCGGGGTCAACAAGACCACCCTGTACCGGTACTGGCCCTCCAAGGGGGCGCTGCTGAGCGCCGCGCTGATCGGCTCGGACCGGCTGGACCTGGCCGTACCCGACACCGGAAGCCTGCGCGGCGACCTGGATGCCCTGGTCCGCCAGGTGGTGGCCCTGCTGACCGAGCCGCCGGCCGCCGACATCGCGGTCGCCGCCCTCGGAGCCGCCACCCGCGGCCCCGAACTGGCCGGCGCCGTCGCCGGGTTCTTCGCCGACCGGCTGGCCAGGGAGCAGGCCGTCTTCGACCGGGCCGTCGCCCGCGGCGAACTCGCCGCGGACACCGATCCCGCCCTGGTGATGGACCTGCTGGCCGGCGCGGTCTGGCTGCGCGCCGTGCTCCGACGGCGCCCGCTGGAGCCGGAGTTCGCCGCCCGTACGGTCGCCGCCGTCCTGGACGGCCTCACCCCCGCCCGGTGA